A window of the Vigna angularis cultivar LongXiaoDou No.4 chromosome 3, ASM1680809v1, whole genome shotgun sequence genome harbors these coding sequences:
- the LOC108325671 gene encoding uncharacterized protein LOC108325671 yields the protein MVGEAVNGRWLSGLLPVSRKSVSDSKEVIGILAFEVAGLMSKVVSLWHSLSSREIMITKEWIVKSVGVKMLVSDDEDFLMELALSEILNNFESLAWSVARLSKRCKDPVYHGYEHFLLNPVQNYVQWSGWEYAWKKMERKVKKMDRFVGAMSLLSQELEVLAEREQTFRRMKTNRQLHGVKLLEFHKRVMWQRQQVKTLRDMSPWNRSHDYVVRLLARSLFTILERIILVFGNSPIPIENQENESLSPSVNHLTRRHSFSSLKHSSKIDSRGFSSQRFESKQGFVEEKTKSKRKKKKQQVLHSESKQFKNFGPFIGCTSVGNNSPVAQTCMPSNVKNIQKIVDKKSLTCRRRIYFKLYMKDRLKAGESTLGYAALALHYANVIVLIEKMVSAAHLIDHETRDDLYDMLPSTIRSGLRGKLKWYGKSTRASVDETSLAMEWSLVLSHILEWLAPLAHNMIKWHSERNFEREQSACKANILLVQTLYFADQAKAEAAMVELLVGLHYVCRINRKARMRKNEYNK from the coding sequence ATGGTGGGTGAAGCAGTGAATGGGAGATGGCTTAGTGGTCTGTTGCCAGTTTCACGCAAGAGCGTATCAGATAGTAAGGAAGTGATTGGGATTTTGGCGTTTGAAGTTGCTGGTTTGATGTCTAAGGTGGTTAGTTTATGGCATTCTTTGAGTAGCAGGGAGATAATGATTACGAAGGAATGGATAGTGAAATCGGTTGGGGTCAAAATGCTAGTGTCTGATGATGAAGACTTCTTGATGGAACTGGCATTGAGTGAGATACTCAATAATTTTGAGTCTCTAGCTTGGTCTGTAGCCAGGTTGAGTAAGAGGTGCAAGGATCCAGTGTATCATGGTTATGAACATTTTCTTCTCAACCCTGTTCAAAATTATGTTCAATGGTCTGGGTGGGAATATGCATGGAAAAAGATGGAGAGGAAGGTGAAGAAAATGGATAGATTTGTTGGTGCTATGTCACTGCTGTCACAAGAGCTTGAGGTACTAGCTGAGAGAGAACAGACTTTCAGAAGAATGAAAACGAATCGCCAGCTTCATGGGGTGAAACTGCTTGAGTTTCACAAGAGGGTCATGTGGCAGCGACAGCAAGTGAAAACTCTGAGAGACATGTCACCGTGGAACAGAAGTCATGACTATGTGGTCCGGTTATTGGCAAGATCTTTGTTCACAATTCTTGAGAGAATCATCCTTGTCTTTGGAAATAGTCCTATACCTATTGAAAACCAGGAAAATGAATCCCTTTCTCCCTCTGTGAATCATCTTACTCGCAGACATTCCTTCTCTTCTCTTAAGCATTCTTCTAAGATTGATTCACGTGGATTCAGTTCACAACGTTTTGAGAGCAAGCAAGGGTTTGTAGAGGAGAAAACCAAGAgcaagagaaagaagaaaaagcaacAAGTGCTTCATTCAGAAAGCAAGCAGTTCAAAAATTTTGGGCCATTCATAGGTTGCACGTCAGTTGGAAATAATTCTCCTGTGGCACAAACTTGTATGCCAAGTAATGTGAAGAACATTCAGAAGATAGTGGATAAAAAATCTCTGACATGCAGaagaagaatttattttaagcTATATATGAAGGATCGGTTAAAGGCAGGAGAATCTACCCTTGGCTATGCAGCTTTAGCTCTACATTATGCAAATGTGATTGTACTAATAGAGAAGATGGTATCAGCAGCTCACCTCATAGATCATGAAACAAGAGATGATTTGTATGACATGTTACCAAGCACTATAAGAAGCGGTCTGAGGGGTAAGCTTAAGTGGTATGGAAAGAGCACGCGTGCCTCTGTCGATGAAACTAGTCTTGCAATGGAATGGAGTTTGGTGCTTTCACACATATTGGAATGGTTGGCCCCTCTGGCACACAACATGATAAAGTGGCATTCTGAGAGAAATTTTGAGAGGGAGCAATCTGCTTGCAAAGCAAACATTTTGCTTGTTCAAACTCTTTACTTTGCAGACCAAGCAAAAGCTGAAGCTGCAATGGTTGAACTCCTTGTTGGTCTTCACTATGTGTGCAGGATTAATAGAAAGGCTCGCATGAGAAAGAATGAGTACAATAAATGA